The following proteins are co-located in the Vibrio astriarenae genome:
- a CDS encoding aldo/keto reductase yields the protein MLNRVQIAPQGPEFSEMVQGYWRLAEWGMSPKQRLDFLKQHIALGVTTVDHADIYGNYECEKLFGEALALDKSVRNDIEIVTKCDINLCGDKTPERKVNHYDTSAAHIYQSVNNSLQRLNVDEIDVLLIHRPDVLMNADEVAEAFQELHKVGKVKHFGVSNFSTHQFDLLQSRLSKPLVTNQVEINPLNFEVAHDGTLDQMQRLRTNPMAWSCLAGGALFNPQSEQAKRVMSVLEEIRIEIGAGSVDQVIYAWVRRLPANPLAIIGSGKIQRVQAAVESIQFELTREQWYRVWIASKGHGVP from the coding sequence ATGTTGAATAGAGTTCAGATAGCCCCTCAGGGCCCAGAATTTTCTGAAATGGTTCAGGGATACTGGCGATTGGCTGAGTGGGGTATGAGCCCCAAGCAACGTCTTGATTTTTTGAAGCAACATATTGCGTTGGGTGTAACAACGGTTGACCATGCTGACATTTATGGCAACTACGAGTGTGAAAAGCTGTTCGGCGAGGCACTCGCCTTAGACAAAAGCGTTCGTAATGACATTGAGATTGTGACCAAGTGCGATATTAATCTGTGTGGTGATAAAACCCCAGAGCGTAAAGTTAATCACTACGACACGAGTGCAGCCCACATCTATCAGTCAGTGAATAACTCGTTGCAGCGTTTGAATGTTGATGAGATAGATGTTCTTCTGATTCACCGCCCTGACGTGCTGATGAATGCCGATGAAGTGGCAGAAGCGTTCCAGGAGTTGCATAAAGTGGGCAAAGTGAAGCATTTTGGTGTTTCTAATTTTTCCACTCATCAATTTGATTTGTTGCAATCTCGTTTGAGTAAACCTCTCGTGACCAACCAGGTGGAGATAAATCCGCTTAACTTTGAGGTTGCCCATGATGGTACGTTAGACCAAATGCAAAGATTGCGTACCAACCCGATGGCATGGTCATGTCTCGCTGGTGGTGCATTGTTTAACCCACAAAGCGAGCAAGCAAAGCGTGTCATGTCTGTGCTAGAAGAGATTCGCATTGAGATTGGAGCCGGCTCGGTTGATCAAGTCATTTACGCTTGGGTAAGACGCTTACCAGCCAACCCACTAGCCATTATTGGGTCTGGAAAAATTCAACGAGTGCAGGCCGCGGTAGAGTCAATTCAGTTTGAACTAACCCGTGAACAATGGTATCGCGTTTGGATTGCTTCGAAGGGCCATGGGGTGCCTTAA
- a CDS encoding outer membrane protein transport protein has translation MKIRHYSTLSLAIFASFQAHAAGFQVAEHSASGLGRAFSGEAAVAQDASVIARNPAAMTRFDRAMFSGAISIIDPEVDIYDTTNMERSNDVAPLQVVPAGYYLSPINEKWAWGIGMFTTYGVATDYPDDIAAGDMAGDTSLVSVNINPSVAYRVNDNFSIGAGLNLVYAHAELNRHFGRDLSQLFGRNRSDLLISMEGDTFGWGWNIGAMYEINENHRFGFGYRSEVEIDFDDGDFTDTDGSKKKAQLVVDLPAIWELSGFHQLNDTFAIHYSYLRTEWSAFKELKATSPECDNRICFFKPEEYDDSSRYSIGTTINFNEQWIGRLGFAFDEQAGKATLSIPDSDRYWYSIGATYLHNNHWSFDAGFALVVSDDGSFTETNSVGETFNFESEGLAYITAIQANYKF, from the coding sequence ATGAAGATAAGACACTACTCTACGCTCTCGCTAGCAATATTTGCTAGCTTTCAAGCCCATGCTGCTGGCTTTCAAGTTGCAGAGCATTCCGCCTCCGGCCTTGGCCGCGCCTTCTCTGGAGAGGCCGCGGTAGCACAAGACGCATCCGTGATTGCTCGCAACCCTGCAGCGATGACAAGATTTGATCGCGCTATGTTTTCGGGAGCAATATCAATTATTGACCCAGAAGTGGACATATACGACACAACCAACATGGAGAGATCCAATGATGTCGCGCCACTGCAAGTAGTCCCTGCCGGATATTATCTGAGCCCAATCAACGAAAAGTGGGCGTGGGGCATTGGTATGTTCACCACGTATGGTGTGGCAACGGACTATCCCGATGACATCGCTGCGGGAGACATGGCTGGCGACACATCATTGGTCTCAGTCAACATCAACCCTTCTGTTGCTTATAGAGTAAACGATAACTTCAGCATCGGGGCAGGTTTAAACCTAGTATACGCCCACGCAGAATTGAATCGTCATTTTGGTCGGGACCTGAGCCAACTGTTCGGAAGGAATCGCTCAGACTTACTCATCAGCATGGAAGGCGATACGTTTGGCTGGGGTTGGAACATTGGAGCCATGTACGAAATCAATGAGAACCATCGCTTTGGCTTTGGCTATCGTTCAGAGGTCGAAATTGATTTCGATGATGGTGACTTCACTGATACAGATGGCTCTAAGAAAAAGGCACAGCTCGTTGTCGACTTACCCGCTATTTGGGAGCTATCTGGTTTTCATCAACTCAACGATACCTTTGCAATTCACTACAGCTATCTCAGAACAGAGTGGAGTGCATTCAAAGAGCTGAAAGCGACCTCTCCAGAGTGTGATAACAGAATCTGTTTTTTCAAACCCGAAGAATACGATGACAGCAGCCGCTACTCAATCGGCACCACAATCAACTTCAATGAGCAATGGATCGGGCGACTAGGGTTTGCTTTCGATGAACAAGCCGGAAAGGCAACACTTAGCATTCCTGATAGTGACAGGTATTGGTACAGCATAGGGGCAACTTATTTACACAACAACCATTGGTCTTTCGACGCTGGGTTTGCCCTTGTGGTCAGTGATGACGGCTCCTTCACTGAGACGAACTCCGTGGGTGAAACCTTTAATTTCGAATCTGAAGGTTTAGCCTACATCACCGCTATTCAAGCAAACTATAAATTCTAA
- a CDS encoding VolA/Pla-1 family phospholipase, translating into MKPLFKLTALSTALLVIAGCGDDSSSELSSSGQYEAHIQAALDRDTSIIFTLQGSDASVPLPSYTLMNTVDGTLDLPTKGDDSLSNPAAAMSTMDGWSTSMPITLSFSGAGLPDGVLTSGVHLVELTEGLTGSPQPKTILQQGTDYIVVGNSASDSLSIVLQGKELNPASEYILAVTSDIDDEGGEPIGTSSSYAALKSTRTAYSDEPLKTLQAVTQGTEALFSAVGVDADTIIYSTWFSTQSVGETFFATKGATALGLSQGNLGAIWKDAANPNDVNLATAYTLQFTSSEDYATALAADTNFTTFFDSHSPLDLKQTLQGLYQQSGNQVTVSKGVVMLPHYLEQGEDWSSQPFVSAMPSLAIVSNALADPQEQATIGAQLIEAGVDTTMLATELTEQAKLIGLELTKSDGTALDADRLITRYAPVPKIKSLQPVEFLLFTPTGAPQDWPVAIYQHGITSAKENAYFMAANIAQQGIAVITIDMPLHGSRSLDAERSANADVTAYLNLSNIPVARDNFRQSVLDILGLRAALSYSQQAMLLGSSPLANVDLISTPPTMVGHSLGGMVAISTVANANRSLGAPSADALFNFSGLAAKNSGGHIVELLLGSDSYGNLIKHNVALAASSDYQGFSASFCASLSESDCYAAFVQAAPEAVPALEAGFNQFAYATQTILDSIDPFTNASYLLENPIPLYFSQVSGDDTVPNNVPNRGFAGTEPLASKLGLNVIDSASTSPAQSNFIRFSDISSHSTFVFPQDPALADQAAHAAMTTHMVDFIQDGALNFPISPITLE; encoded by the coding sequence ATGAAACCGTTATTTAAGCTTACAGCCCTATCTACTGCCTTACTTGTCATAGCCGGTTGTGGAGACGATTCTTCAAGTGAGCTTTCGAGCTCTGGCCAATATGAAGCTCACATACAGGCGGCATTAGATAGAGATACGAGCATCATTTTTACACTGCAAGGCAGTGACGCGAGCGTTCCCCTTCCAAGCTATACACTAATGAATACCGTTGACGGGACACTCGACCTGCCAACCAAAGGTGATGACAGTCTATCCAACCCCGCAGCCGCTATGAGCACTATGGACGGCTGGTCAACCTCAATGCCCATTACGCTATCGTTTTCTGGCGCTGGTCTGCCTGATGGTGTCCTAACCTCTGGCGTTCACCTTGTTGAGTTAACAGAGGGATTAACTGGCTCACCCCAACCTAAAACAATCTTACAACAGGGCACCGACTATATCGTTGTTGGTAACTCAGCAAGTGACTCGTTATCCATCGTATTGCAAGGCAAGGAGCTCAACCCAGCCAGTGAGTACATTTTAGCTGTCACATCCGACATTGATGATGAAGGTGGAGAACCTATTGGCACATCCAGCAGTTATGCTGCACTCAAATCGACAAGAACTGCGTATTCTGATGAGCCACTGAAGACCTTGCAAGCCGTCACCCAGGGTACCGAAGCCCTCTTTTCGGCGGTTGGCGTAGATGCTGACACCATCATCTACTCTACGTGGTTCTCAACTCAATCGGTGGGTGAAACCTTCTTCGCCACTAAAGGAGCGACCGCATTAGGGCTATCACAAGGCAACCTTGGTGCTATTTGGAAGGATGCAGCCAACCCGAATGACGTCAATCTCGCAACAGCTTACACGTTACAATTCACTTCTTCAGAGGATTACGCCACCGCTTTAGCCGCCGATACCAATTTTACTACCTTCTTTGATAGTCACTCCCCCCTCGACCTTAAACAGACGTTACAAGGGTTGTATCAGCAATCGGGCAATCAGGTGACCGTGTCTAAGGGCGTCGTCATGCTACCGCACTATCTAGAGCAGGGAGAGGACTGGTCTAGTCAACCTTTCGTATCCGCTATGCCGAGCCTGGCTATCGTGAGTAATGCGCTGGCAGATCCTCAAGAGCAAGCGACCATTGGCGCGCAGCTGATCGAAGCGGGTGTTGATACGACGATGCTTGCTACAGAATTGACGGAACAAGCTAAGCTCATCGGTCTTGAGCTCACAAAATCGGATGGTACCGCGTTAGATGCTGATCGACTGATCACGCGTTATGCGCCAGTCCCCAAAATAAAGTCGTTGCAACCCGTCGAGTTCCTGCTGTTTACACCGACAGGGGCTCCCCAAGATTGGCCAGTCGCTATCTATCAACACGGTATCACCTCGGCCAAAGAAAATGCCTACTTTATGGCGGCCAATATCGCGCAACAGGGCATTGCCGTTATCACTATAGATATGCCGTTGCATGGCTCACGTAGTCTCGATGCAGAGCGCTCGGCAAATGCTGATGTCACCGCTTACTTAAACCTCAGTAATATTCCTGTGGCAAGGGATAACTTCCGCCAGAGCGTGCTGGATATTCTCGGTTTACGTGCCGCTTTGAGCTATTCGCAACAAGCTATGTTGCTTGGCTCGTCTCCTCTCGCTAATGTTGATTTGATCTCAACGCCGCCAACCATGGTGGGTCACTCTCTTGGCGGGATGGTGGCAATCAGTACCGTTGCGAATGCCAACCGCAGCTTAGGTGCTCCAAGCGCAGATGCACTATTTAACTTTAGCGGTTTGGCGGCTAAAAACTCGGGGGGACATATCGTCGAACTGCTCTTAGGCTCAGATAGCTACGGCAACTTAATCAAACATAATGTCGCCCTCGCGGCGAGTAGCGATTATCAAGGGTTTAGTGCCTCGTTTTGTGCAAGTTTAAGTGAATCTGACTGTTACGCGGCGTTTGTACAGGCAGCGCCAGAGGCTGTGCCTGCGCTTGAAGCGGGTTTCAATCAATTCGCCTATGCGACTCAAACGATACTGGACTCCATTGACCCGTTTACGAATGCGTCCTACTTGCTAGAAAACCCAATTCCATTGTACTTCTCTCAAGTCTCTGGTGACGATACAGTGCCAAACAACGTGCCCAACCGTGGATTTGCAGGCACGGAGCCGTTGGCGAGCAAGCTAGGATTAAATGTCATTGATAGCGCAAGTACAAGCCCGGCACAAAGTAACTTCATTCGCTTCTCCGATATCAGCTCTCACAGCACATTTGTGTTCCCTCAAGACCCTGCACTGGCAGACCAAGCGGCGCACGCGGCAATGACGACTCACATGGTGGACTTTATTCAAGATGGAGCATTGAACTTCCCAATCAGCCCTATCACTCTGGAATAA
- a CDS encoding peptidoglycan DD-metalloendopeptidase family protein: MSYKKKFALCSSPILLAGLLGLIPDSSNQQTVAINIDTKPLSQQPQPEIIEEVDFPSYEYVIQKGDNLSSIFTKLGFGYQEMMQVMETDLSYLSLDTLRPGNTLRFWSEEDHRLSKMMLEFSPVDKVVYTRLDDTSFEYQRIEEEGVWENRAFIGEVHGTFSQSVNGSGLGNTDVENVVSLLKDKLNFSRDLRAGDRFEIVQSRQSYEGKLTGNTEIQAIRIFNRGREVSAYLHSDGQYYDKDGESLQRAFRRKPMDGNYRLSSHFNPNRKHPVTGRVSPHNGTDWATPTGTPIVSTGDGVVAMTRNHPYAGKYVVIEHGNTYKTRYLHLSKILVKQGQKVSRGQRIGLAGATGRVTGAHIHYELMIRGRPVNPVTANIPMASSVPKEEMAKFVAKRDELNGWLKDQELQLANQIPDENNAS, encoded by the coding sequence ATGAGCTACAAAAAGAAGTTTGCTCTGTGCTCCTCTCCGATATTGCTGGCGGGCTTATTAGGCTTGATACCTGACTCCAGCAATCAGCAAACCGTGGCGATCAACATTGATACTAAGCCACTGTCACAACAACCTCAGCCAGAGATCATTGAAGAAGTCGATTTTCCTAGCTATGAATACGTTATCCAAAAAGGCGATAACTTAAGCTCCATCTTTACTAAACTTGGCTTCGGCTATCAAGAGATGATGCAAGTCATGGAAACCGACTTGAGTTACCTCTCTTTGGATACCTTGCGTCCTGGTAATACTTTGCGTTTTTGGAGTGAAGAAGATCACCGCTTGAGCAAAATGATGCTTGAGTTTAGTCCAGTCGATAAGGTTGTGTATACCAGGCTCGACGATACGAGTTTTGAATATCAGCGTATTGAAGAAGAGGGCGTGTGGGAAAATCGCGCCTTTATCGGCGAGGTGCATGGCACGTTTTCTCAATCAGTTAACGGTTCGGGCTTAGGTAATACGGATGTCGAGAACGTCGTGAGCTTACTAAAAGATAAGCTTAACTTTTCTCGTGATCTACGTGCAGGTGATCGTTTTGAGATTGTGCAGTCACGTCAGTCTTATGAAGGCAAGTTAACGGGGAATACAGAGATTCAAGCGATCCGCATTTTTAATCGTGGCCGTGAGGTGAGCGCTTACTTGCACAGTGACGGTCAATATTACGATAAAGATGGCGAAAGTCTGCAGCGTGCTTTTCGTCGTAAACCGATGGATGGGAACTACCGCTTAAGCTCTCATTTTAATCCAAACCGCAAACACCCTGTGACAGGCCGTGTTTCCCCGCACAATGGCACAGATTGGGCAACGCCAACGGGCACGCCTATTGTGTCTACGGGTGATGGCGTTGTTGCGATGACGCGTAATCACCCTTATGCGGGTAAGTATGTAGTAATTGAGCATGGTAATACATATAAGACGCGTTACTTGCACCTGAGTAAGATTCTCGTTAAGCAGGGACAAAAAGTGTCTCGTGGACAGCGGATTGGTCTTGCTGGTGCAACGGGTCGAGTCACGGGAGCTCATATCCATTATGAGTTGATGATTCGTGGTCGCCCTGTGAATCCAGTAACCGCAAATATCCCAATGGCGAGCTCAGTACCAAAAGAGGAAATGGCTAAGTTTGTGGCTAAGCGTGATGAGCTTAATGGCTGGTTGAAAGATCAAGAGCTACAACTCGCAAATCAAATTCCTGATGAGAACAATGCGAGCTAA
- a CDS encoding YjiH family protein gives MQDQASILNKKHTKSTFWVFLIPSLIGLFLFMAPVSFNGDLTIPVAILAKSLQGAMEGIIVPLVTAIIAFMAIASLLYRVVKPAFIARNEFLNDLLSPSPLWLAVRVIGGLAVVMTYFQFGPEAIWEENTGGLVLEGLLPTLFSVFIFAGLLLPLLLNFGLLELFGTMLSKIMRPIFNLPGRSAIDCIASWLGDGSVGILMTSKQYEQQFYTQREAAIVGTTFSAVSITFSLVVIAQVELEYLFLPFYGAVCLAGFVAAVIVPRLPPLSRKKDLFIDGTAPNKDDNLLPEGHTTFSWGLKLAMFKASQVKSPISVTSEGVKNAIDMVFGVLPVVMGLGTIALVIAEYTSVFAFLGQPFIPFLELLGIPEAAQASQTIVVGFADMFIPAILAASIDSEMTRFVIAAMSVTQLIYMSEVGALLLGSKIPVNIGELFLIFILRTLVTLPVIAGVAHLIF, from the coding sequence ATGCAAGACCAAGCATCAATACTTAATAAAAAACACACTAAATCAACATTTTGGGTATTCTTAATCCCATCACTTATCGGCCTGTTTCTATTCATGGCTCCGGTTAGCTTTAACGGTGACCTGACTATCCCTGTGGCGATATTGGCAAAATCTCTTCAAGGTGCAATGGAAGGTATCATTGTTCCACTTGTCACCGCGATCATCGCATTTATGGCGATAGCTTCTTTACTTTACCGAGTGGTAAAGCCGGCTTTTATAGCTAGAAACGAATTTCTCAATGATTTGCTGTCCCCTTCACCACTTTGGTTAGCGGTGCGAGTGATTGGTGGTCTTGCTGTTGTGATGACCTACTTCCAGTTTGGCCCCGAAGCCATTTGGGAAGAGAACACCGGTGGGCTTGTGCTTGAAGGCCTGCTACCAACGCTGTTTTCAGTGTTTATTTTTGCAGGCTTGTTACTACCACTGCTGCTCAACTTTGGCCTTCTAGAGCTGTTTGGCACTATGTTAAGTAAGATCATGCGCCCTATCTTCAATTTGCCTGGTCGTAGTGCAATCGACTGTATTGCATCGTGGTTAGGCGATGGTAGCGTGGGTATTCTTATGACAAGTAAGCAGTACGAGCAGCAGTTCTATACCCAACGTGAAGCCGCTATTGTTGGCACAACGTTCTCTGCGGTATCAATCACGTTCAGCTTAGTGGTTATTGCCCAGGTAGAATTAGAGTACCTCTTCCTACCGTTTTACGGTGCGGTTTGTTTAGCGGGTTTCGTCGCAGCAGTCATTGTTCCACGCCTGCCTCCGTTAAGTCGTAAAAAAGACCTGTTTATCGACGGTACAGCGCCAAACAAAGATGACAACCTACTACCGGAAGGCCATACCACTTTCTCTTGGGGTTTAAAGCTCGCCATGTTTAAGGCAAGCCAAGTAAAATCACCGATATCTGTGACCAGTGAAGGCGTGAAAAATGCTATTGATATGGTGTTCGGTGTGCTTCCAGTTGTCATGGGACTGGGGACTATTGCTTTAGTAATTGCTGAATACACTTCCGTATTCGCCTTCTTAGGTCAGCCATTTATCCCATTCTTAGAGTTACTGGGTATTCCAGAGGCTGCACAAGCGTCACAAACTATTGTGGTTGGCTTCGCGGACATGTTTATTCCTGCGATTCTTGCAGCTTCAATTGATAGTGAGATGACACGCTTCGTCATCGCTGCAATGTCTGTCACCCAGTTAATTTACATGTCAGAAGTGGGTGCACTGTTACTAGGTAGCAAAATCCCGGTAAACATCGGTGAACTGTTCCTAATCTTTATCTTACGTACATTAGTGACACTGCCTGTTATTGCTGGTGTGGCTCACCTAATATTCTGA
- a CDS encoding GGDEF domain-containing protein produces MVLSITLIAANIYLLVTTKELAKSYTNHQNEAQWFLYQLVKEFTELTAISSYSYLPGNKKEDVILHYELTWSRFDILLSSRESRTFVTEHGYKDFFSRQFANFKQIEPYLAKVSTQYEAEQLSTRLNAIYAAVTEFISHNYRLNSPKHLARVEQVNTLTIVQLLLLAAMLICTGLISYIFYREASHHRKLSRTDSLTGIPNRLAFVEALKNMQKNSEFTLLILDLNGFKEINDSHGHQAGDETLVQIATRLLETIQPYDAKVYRMGGDEFSILIASCHHYEINPLLSHIDHCFNQPVWLEEGTQVKVGTSIGIARYPLDSDDIEQLLTLADQNMYEMKFARPKAFRATGSYS; encoded by the coding sequence ATGGTGTTATCTATCACATTAATTGCGGCGAACATCTATCTGCTCGTTACCACTAAAGAGCTCGCCAAAAGCTATACCAACCATCAAAACGAAGCCCAGTGGTTTCTCTATCAACTGGTCAAGGAGTTCACCGAACTCACAGCAATAAGTTCATACTCCTACCTGCCCGGCAACAAGAAGGAAGACGTCATTCTCCACTATGAGCTCACATGGAGCCGTTTTGACATCCTTCTTAGCAGTCGTGAATCACGTACTTTTGTCACTGAACACGGCTATAAAGACTTCTTCAGTCGTCAATTTGCTAACTTCAAACAGATAGAACCGTATCTTGCAAAAGTGAGTACTCAGTACGAAGCAGAGCAGCTTTCTACCCGACTTAACGCCATCTATGCCGCGGTTACCGAATTTATCTCACATAACTACCGTCTAAACAGCCCCAAGCATTTAGCTCGAGTAGAACAAGTGAATACATTAACTATTGTTCAGTTACTCTTACTCGCTGCTATGTTGATTTGCACTGGGCTGATTAGCTATATCTTCTATCGAGAAGCAAGTCATCATCGTAAACTTTCTCGGACTGATTCACTCACCGGCATACCGAATCGATTGGCGTTTGTTGAAGCGCTAAAAAACATGCAGAAAAACAGTGAATTTACCCTTCTTATCCTCGACTTAAACGGTTTTAAAGAAATTAATGATAGCCATGGCCATCAGGCAGGTGATGAAACACTGGTGCAAATAGCAACACGCTTGCTAGAGACTATTCAGCCCTATGACGCTAAAGTGTATCGGATGGGAGGGGATGAGTTTTCTATCCTAATCGCGAGCTGCCACCACTACGAGATCAATCCACTACTCAGCCACATCGATCACTGCTTTAATCAACCGGTATGGTTGGAAGAAGGTACACAGGTAAAGGTTGGCACTAGCATCGGTATCGCTCGCTACCCACTAGACTCCGATGACATCGAGCAGCTACTTACCCTCGCCGACCAGAATATGTATGAAATGAAGTTTGCTCGACCCAAAGCCTTTCGAGCAACTGGCTCGTACTCGTAA
- the pstB gene encoding phosphate ABC transporter ATP-binding protein PstB encodes MNKFDIENLDLFYGDNQALKAINLPIPTKQVTALIGPSGCGKSTLLRCLNRMNDLIEGVKITGKLDMDGTDIYGNIDVADLRIKVGMVFQKPNPFPMSIYENVAYGLRAQGIKDKKHIDEVVENSLRGAALWDEVKDRLKSHAFGLSGGQQQRLCIARTIAMAPDVILMDEPTSALDPIATHKIEELMEELKKDYTIVIVTHSMQQARRISDRTAFFLMGELVEHNDTDVIFSNPKDDRTQGYVNGDFG; translated from the coding sequence ATGAACAAGTTTGATATTGAAAACCTAGACCTATTCTACGGCGATAACCAAGCACTTAAAGCAATCAACCTACCGATCCCGACTAAGCAAGTGACGGCACTTATTGGTCCGTCTGGCTGTGGTAAGTCGACGCTGCTTCGCTGTCTGAACCGCATGAACGATCTCATTGAAGGCGTAAAGATCACAGGTAAGCTAGACATGGATGGTACTGATATCTACGGTAACATCGACGTCGCTGACCTACGTATCAAAGTCGGTATGGTTTTTCAAAAGCCAAACCCATTCCCGATGAGTATCTATGAGAACGTTGCATACGGTCTGCGTGCTCAAGGTATCAAAGACAAAAAGCACATTGATGAAGTGGTAGAAAACTCTCTTCGTGGTGCAGCACTTTGGGATGAAGTGAAAGATCGTTTGAAGTCGCACGCATTTGGCCTATCTGGTGGTCAGCAACAACGTCTGTGTATTGCTCGTACAATCGCAATGGCACCAGATGTTATCTTGATGGATGAACCAACATCAGCACTTGACCCAATTGCAACGCACAAGATTGAAGAGTTGATGGAAGAGCTTAAGAAAGACTACACCATTGTGATCGTGACTCACTCAATGCAACAGGCTCGTCGTATTTCAGACCGTACAGCCTTCTTCTTGATGGGTGAGCTGGTTGAGCATAATGATACAGATGTGATCTTTAGTAACCCGAAAGACGACCGTACACAAGGTTATGTAAACGGCGACTTTGGTTAA
- the pstA gene encoding phosphate ABC transporter permease PstA, whose protein sequence is MDRVKLKKSRDFKDQVLNAFVWTAAAATVGFLFWIIWYILSNGLQHVNWEFISSDYTRTGATQGIFPMIVSTIYMVIASIAVAAPLGIMTAIYLTEYAKVGSKLVKVIRFCTESLAGIPSIIFGLFGMTFFVTIMGFGFSILSGALTLSILILPVIIRTTEEALMAVPQTYREGSYGLGASKIYTIWRLILPSAMPGILTSVILSIGRVIGESAPVFLTAGMVARIPDSLMDSGRTLTVHLFKLTTELFTIEEWNQAYGTATVLIVVVLVINMITKLIASRFNTATY, encoded by the coding sequence ATGGATCGCGTTAAATTAAAGAAATCACGAGATTTTAAAGACCAAGTTCTCAATGCTTTTGTATGGACAGCCGCAGCGGCAACAGTCGGCTTCCTGTTCTGGATTATTTGGTACATCCTGTCTAACGGCTTACAGCACGTTAACTGGGAATTTATTTCAAGCGACTACACACGTACAGGTGCAACACAGGGTATCTTCCCTATGATTGTGTCAACTATCTACATGGTGATTGCATCGATTGCCGTGGCGGCTCCGCTAGGTATTATGACGGCAATTTACTTAACAGAGTACGCAAAGGTAGGTAGCAAGTTGGTGAAAGTGATTCGTTTCTGTACTGAATCACTGGCGGGTATCCCGTCTATCATCTTCGGTCTGTTTGGTATGACCTTCTTCGTGACTATCATGGGCTTTGGTTTCTCGATTTTGTCGGGTGCATTAACGCTAAGCATCTTGATTCTTCCGGTTATCATTCGTACCACGGAAGAAGCACTAATGGCAGTACCACAAACCTACCGTGAAGGCTCTTACGGCCTTGGTGCTTCAAAAATTTACACTATCTGGCGTTTGATCTTGCCAAGCGCAATGCCAGGTATCTTAACCTCGGTCATTCTAAGTATTGGTCGTGTCATCGGTGAATCTGCTCCAGTCTTCTTGACTGCGGGTATGGTTGCTCGTATCCCTGATTCATTAATGGATTCAGGTCGTACGTTAACCGTTCACCTATTTAAGCTAACCACAGAGCTATTCACTATCGAAGAGTGGAATCAAGCTTACGGTACAGCAACGGTTCTGATTGTCGTGGTGTTGGTCATCAACATGATCACCAAGCTCATCGCGAGCCGATTCAATACAGCAACTTACTAA
- the pstC gene encoding phosphate ABC transporter permease subunit PstC → MTIATNSEKLMNTEANAINNSGLREKKRVDWRERIFHGLFLTSAVIGIVSLAIIAYFIVRESIPAFQQVGVTGIVLGQNWLPPALYGVATMIVASLVSTLGAVVVGVPIGVLTAIFIAEIAPKRVANIIRPAVELLAGIPSVVYGFFGLVIIVPLIQQVFNVPAGNTILAGIIVLGVMILPTVITVSETSIRAVPRTYKEGSLALGASKIYTIFKLLVPAARSGIMTGVILGIGRALGETMAIIMVMGNAPAMPEGILDSARTLTANIAIEMSYASGVHANALYATGVVLLAFIMILNAALLYLNREKAK, encoded by the coding sequence ATGACCATCGCAACAAATAGTGAAAAGCTTATGAACACTGAAGCTAATGCTATCAATAACTCAGGTCTACGCGAGAAAAAGCGTGTAGATTGGAGAGAACGTATTTTCCACGGTCTGTTCTTGACCAGTGCTGTTATCGGTATTGTATCTCTAGCAATCATTGCTTATTTCATCGTTCGTGAAAGTATTCCTGCTTTCCAACAAGTAGGTGTAACTGGCATTGTATTAGGTCAAAACTGGCTTCCACCTGCACTATACGGTGTTGCAACCATGATTGTTGCTTCACTGGTGTCGACGCTAGGTGCGGTTGTCGTAGGCGTCCCAATCGGTGTCCTAACGGCGATCTTTATTGCTGAAATCGCGCCAAAGCGCGTTGCAAACATCATTCGCCCAGCGGTAGAGCTACTAGCCGGGATCCCATCGGTCGTCTACGGCTTCTTCGGCCTGGTTATTATCGTTCCACTCATTCAACAAGTATTTAATGTACCAGCAGGTAACACGATTCTTGCAGGTATCATTGTATTGGGTGTCATGATTCTTCCTACGGTTATCACAGTCTCTGAAACATCGATTCGTGCTGTGCCGCGCACATATAAAGAGGGCTCGCTTGCTCTGGGTGCATCGAAAATCTACACCATCTTTAAGCTCCTAGTTCCTGCTGCTCGTTCGGGCATCATGACCGGTGTGATTCTGGGTATCGGTCGCGCACTGGGTGAGACGATGGCAATCATTATGGTGATGGGTAACGCACCAGCAATGCCTGAGGGCATCCTTGATTCAGCTCGTACACTGACTGCAAACATTGCGATTGAAATGTCATACGCAAGTGGCGTTCACGCCAATGCTCTGTACGCAACTGGTGTGGTTCTTCTAGCGTTTATCATGATTTTGAACGCAGCACTGCTTTACCTAAACCGTGAGAAGGCGAAATAA